From a region of the Phaseolus vulgaris cultivar G19833 chromosome 6, P. vulgaris v2.0, whole genome shotgun sequence genome:
- the LOC137832467 gene encoding uncharacterized protein isoform X1 produces MMQNQSKQVTSLTTTRLSPLAKPFTLNRSTLQPCLSSLFAGYPFLELPKESDFDGFGEDFSLPIYSPLGHGKQGEDSHESLFAKGSDVADSTMFKKGKQAVHGLSPCLTESAGTGTIVAEDLLLNSKGTILVDDESGTFPLSNCKVSPVKSLTTDMSSAKNTYLDQSSKTLVENDSDVDSPCWKGTRAFCQTSIENSGSVQINNVEKATEKHNSLNPLAPQFFPRIAYVKDDFGSSNSSSPVATNFFSGEHMLMKTVMAESPVELNMGIELQPSSNTRGKEKAINMINDPKNSYVDPVLNLHCKVTKSSSKEDCSMSKGKPEAVVDADNFVKGATKSSSPISTLASSSSSSSSGVAVVTDLMKTFEGVSKSLSKSPKPDVGMVVSAIHVLSELLVQTSMDGVGSNNEHGHDEIMIQQTINNLNDFRTKRCVQRIPTLKSTPVDHPSCHNRPLELPKGLEMTSIETLNDPNKLHPQNDYTKKKTVFKMFGQSGKSFFAPSSDKGNEIAQLQVIRRSLGKTLDFDKHMHPEALLFLNLWLDSEAERCYSKYKTHHCLMEAGLDVNCTTVAVKFM; encoded by the exons atgatgcaGAATCAGAGCAAGCAAGTTACCTCGTTGACCACGACACGCTTGTCGCCACTGGCCAAACCCTTCACGCTCAACCGGTCTACACTCCAACCTTGTTTAAGTTCCCTTTTTGCAGGGTACCCTTTTCTTGAATTGCCAAAAGAAAGCGACTTTGATGGGTTTGGGGAGGATTTTTCCTTACCCATTTACTCTCCCTTAGGCCATGGGAAGCAAGGAGAGGATTCTCATGAGAGTTTGTTTGCCAAAGGAAGTGATGTTGCTGACTCTACCATGTTTAAGAAAG GTAAGCAAGCTGTTCATGGATTGAGTCCTTGCCTAACAGAGTCTGCCGGTACTGGTACAATTGTAGCAGAAGACCTTCTGTTAAATTCTAAAGGCACAATACTTGTGGACGATGAATCTGGCACTTTTCCTCTTTCTAATTGCAAGGTTTCCCCAGTCAAATCATTAACAACAGACATGTCCTCTGCTAAAAATACTTATCTGGATCAGTCTTCCAAAACTTTGGTTGAGAATGACTCTGATGTGGATTCTCCTTGTTGGAAGGGAACCAGGGCTTTTTGTCAAACTTCAATAGAAAATTCAGGATCTGTACAAATTAATAATGTAGagaaagcaacagaaaaacataaCAGTTTAAACCCTTTGGCTCCTCAGTTCTTTCCTCGTATTGCAtatgttaaggatgattttgGATCTTCCAACTCTTCTTCACCTGTAGCTACTAATTTTTTCTCAGGAGAGCACATGCTCATGAAAACTGTTATGGCTGAATCCCCTGTAGAACTGAATATGGGGATTGAGCTTCAGCCTTCTAGTAACACCCGTGGAAAGGAAAAGGCAATTAATATGATTAATGATCCAAAAAATAGCTATGTGGATCCTGTACTAAATTTGCATTGTAAGGTGACAAAATCCTCCTCTAAAGAAGATTGCTCAATGTCCAAAGGAAAACCTGAAGCTGTTGTGGATGCTGACAATTTTGTAAAGGGAGCTACAAAGAGTAGTTCTCCAATTTCAACACtggcatcatcatcatcatcatcatcatctggGGTTGCTGTTGTTACTGATCTCATGAAAACATTTGAAGGTGTTTCAAAGTCTTTAAGTAAATCTCCAAAACCTGATGTTGGGATGGTGGTCAGTGCAATACATGTTCTTTCAGAATTGCTTGTGCAAACATCCATGGATGGAGTCGGCTCAAATAATGAACATGGTCATGATGAGATTATGATCCAGCAAACAATCAATAATCTAAATGATTTTAGGACAAAAAGATGTGTCCAAAGGATTCCAACCCTTAAGTCAACTCCTGTAGATCATCCATCTTGTCATAATAGGCCATTGGAGCTTCCCAAG GGACTTGAAATGACAAGTATAGAGACCCTTAATGATCCCAACAAACTTCATCCACAAAATGATTATACgaaaaagaaaacagtttttaaaaTGTTTGGTCAGAGTGGAAAGAGTTTTTTTGCACCTAGCAGTGATAAAGGCAATGAAATTGCTCAG CTTCAGGTCATTCGGAGAAGTCTGGGGAAAACTCTGGATTTTGATAAACACATGCACCCAGAGGCTTTACTGTTTTTGAACTTATGGCTTGACTCTGAAGCAGAACGATGTTATAGTAAATATAAAACCCATCATTGCCTAATGGAAGCTGGGCTGGATGTAAATTGCACTACTGTTGCG GTAAAATTTATGTAG
- the LOC137832467 gene encoding uncharacterized protein isoform X5, with amino-acid sequence MMQNQSKQVTSLTTTRLSPLAKPFTLNRSTLQPCLSSLFAGYPFLELPKESDFDGFGEDFSLPIYSPLGHGKQGEDSHESLFAKGSDVADSTMFKKGKQAVHGLSPCLTESAGTGTIVAEDLLLNSKGTILVDDESGTFPLSNCKVSPVKSLTTDMSSAKNTYLDQSSKTLVENDSDVDSPCWKGTRAFCQTSIENSGSVQINNVEKATEKHNSLNPLAPQFFPRIAYVKDDFGSSNSSSPVATNFFSGEHMLMKTVMAESPVELNMGIELQPSSNTRGKEKAINMINDPKNSYVDPVLNLHCKVTKSSSKEDCSMSKGKPEAVVDADNFVKGATKSSSPISTLASSSSSSSSGVAVVTDLMKTFEGVSKSLSKSPKPDVGMVVSAIHVLSELLVQTSMDGVGSNNEHGHDEIMIQQTINNLNDFRTKRCVQRIPTLKSTPVDHPSCHNRPLELPKLQVIRRSLGKTLDFDKHMHPEALLFLNLWLDSEAERCYSKYKTHHCLMEAGLDVNCTTVAVKFM; translated from the exons atgatgcaGAATCAGAGCAAGCAAGTTACCTCGTTGACCACGACACGCTTGTCGCCACTGGCCAAACCCTTCACGCTCAACCGGTCTACACTCCAACCTTGTTTAAGTTCCCTTTTTGCAGGGTACCCTTTTCTTGAATTGCCAAAAGAAAGCGACTTTGATGGGTTTGGGGAGGATTTTTCCTTACCCATTTACTCTCCCTTAGGCCATGGGAAGCAAGGAGAGGATTCTCATGAGAGTTTGTTTGCCAAAGGAAGTGATGTTGCTGACTCTACCATGTTTAAGAAAG GTAAGCAAGCTGTTCATGGATTGAGTCCTTGCCTAACAGAGTCTGCCGGTACTGGTACAATTGTAGCAGAAGACCTTCTGTTAAATTCTAAAGGCACAATACTTGTGGACGATGAATCTGGCACTTTTCCTCTTTCTAATTGCAAGGTTTCCCCAGTCAAATCATTAACAACAGACATGTCCTCTGCTAAAAATACTTATCTGGATCAGTCTTCCAAAACTTTGGTTGAGAATGACTCTGATGTGGATTCTCCTTGTTGGAAGGGAACCAGGGCTTTTTGTCAAACTTCAATAGAAAATTCAGGATCTGTACAAATTAATAATGTAGagaaagcaacagaaaaacataaCAGTTTAAACCCTTTGGCTCCTCAGTTCTTTCCTCGTATTGCAtatgttaaggatgattttgGATCTTCCAACTCTTCTTCACCTGTAGCTACTAATTTTTTCTCAGGAGAGCACATGCTCATGAAAACTGTTATGGCTGAATCCCCTGTAGAACTGAATATGGGGATTGAGCTTCAGCCTTCTAGTAACACCCGTGGAAAGGAAAAGGCAATTAATATGATTAATGATCCAAAAAATAGCTATGTGGATCCTGTACTAAATTTGCATTGTAAGGTGACAAAATCCTCCTCTAAAGAAGATTGCTCAATGTCCAAAGGAAAACCTGAAGCTGTTGTGGATGCTGACAATTTTGTAAAGGGAGCTACAAAGAGTAGTTCTCCAATTTCAACACtggcatcatcatcatcatcatcatcatctggGGTTGCTGTTGTTACTGATCTCATGAAAACATTTGAAGGTGTTTCAAAGTCTTTAAGTAAATCTCCAAAACCTGATGTTGGGATGGTGGTCAGTGCAATACATGTTCTTTCAGAATTGCTTGTGCAAACATCCATGGATGGAGTCGGCTCAAATAATGAACATGGTCATGATGAGATTATGATCCAGCAAACAATCAATAATCTAAATGATTTTAGGACAAAAAGATGTGTCCAAAGGATTCCAACCCTTAAGTCAACTCCTGTAGATCATCCATCTTGTCATAATAGGCCATTGGAGCTTCCCAAG CTTCAGGTCATTCGGAGAAGTCTGGGGAAAACTCTGGATTTTGATAAACACATGCACCCAGAGGCTTTACTGTTTTTGAACTTATGGCTTGACTCTGAAGCAGAACGATGTTATAGTAAATATAAAACCCATCATTGCCTAATGGAAGCTGGGCTGGATGTAAATTGCACTACTGTTGCG GTAAAATTTATGTAG
- the LOC137832467 gene encoding uncharacterized protein isoform X2 gives MMQNQSKQVTSLTTTRLSPLAKPFTLNRSTLQPCLSSLFAGYPFLELPKESDFDGFGEDFSLPIYSPLGHGKQGEDSHESLFAKGSDVADSTMFKKGKQAVHGLSPCLTESAGTGTIVAEDLLLNSKGTILVDDESGTFPLSNCKVSPVKSLTTDMSSAKNTYLDQSSKTLVENDSDVDSPCWKGTRAFCQTSIENSGSVQINNVEKATEKHNSLNPLAPQFFPRIAYVKDDFGSSNSSSPVATNFFSGEHMLMKTVMAESPVELNMGIELQPSSNTRGKEKAINMINDPKNSYVDPVLNLHCKVTKSSSKEDCSMSKGKPEAVVDADNFVKGATKSSSPISTLASSSSSSSSGVAVVTDLMKTFEGVSKSLSKSPKPDVGMVVSAIHVLSELLVQTSMDGVGSNNEHGHDEIMIQQTINNLNDFRTKRCVQRIPTLKSTPVDHPSCHNRPLELPKGLEMTSIETLNDPNKLHPQNDYTKKKTVFKMFGQSGKSFFAPSSDKGNEIAQLQVIRRSLGKTLDFDKHMHPEALLFLNLWLDSEAERCYSKYKTHHCLMEAGLDVNCTTVAELLS, from the exons atgatgcaGAATCAGAGCAAGCAAGTTACCTCGTTGACCACGACACGCTTGTCGCCACTGGCCAAACCCTTCACGCTCAACCGGTCTACACTCCAACCTTGTTTAAGTTCCCTTTTTGCAGGGTACCCTTTTCTTGAATTGCCAAAAGAAAGCGACTTTGATGGGTTTGGGGAGGATTTTTCCTTACCCATTTACTCTCCCTTAGGCCATGGGAAGCAAGGAGAGGATTCTCATGAGAGTTTGTTTGCCAAAGGAAGTGATGTTGCTGACTCTACCATGTTTAAGAAAG GTAAGCAAGCTGTTCATGGATTGAGTCCTTGCCTAACAGAGTCTGCCGGTACTGGTACAATTGTAGCAGAAGACCTTCTGTTAAATTCTAAAGGCACAATACTTGTGGACGATGAATCTGGCACTTTTCCTCTTTCTAATTGCAAGGTTTCCCCAGTCAAATCATTAACAACAGACATGTCCTCTGCTAAAAATACTTATCTGGATCAGTCTTCCAAAACTTTGGTTGAGAATGACTCTGATGTGGATTCTCCTTGTTGGAAGGGAACCAGGGCTTTTTGTCAAACTTCAATAGAAAATTCAGGATCTGTACAAATTAATAATGTAGagaaagcaacagaaaaacataaCAGTTTAAACCCTTTGGCTCCTCAGTTCTTTCCTCGTATTGCAtatgttaaggatgattttgGATCTTCCAACTCTTCTTCACCTGTAGCTACTAATTTTTTCTCAGGAGAGCACATGCTCATGAAAACTGTTATGGCTGAATCCCCTGTAGAACTGAATATGGGGATTGAGCTTCAGCCTTCTAGTAACACCCGTGGAAAGGAAAAGGCAATTAATATGATTAATGATCCAAAAAATAGCTATGTGGATCCTGTACTAAATTTGCATTGTAAGGTGACAAAATCCTCCTCTAAAGAAGATTGCTCAATGTCCAAAGGAAAACCTGAAGCTGTTGTGGATGCTGACAATTTTGTAAAGGGAGCTACAAAGAGTAGTTCTCCAATTTCAACACtggcatcatcatcatcatcatcatcatctggGGTTGCTGTTGTTACTGATCTCATGAAAACATTTGAAGGTGTTTCAAAGTCTTTAAGTAAATCTCCAAAACCTGATGTTGGGATGGTGGTCAGTGCAATACATGTTCTTTCAGAATTGCTTGTGCAAACATCCATGGATGGAGTCGGCTCAAATAATGAACATGGTCATGATGAGATTATGATCCAGCAAACAATCAATAATCTAAATGATTTTAGGACAAAAAGATGTGTCCAAAGGATTCCAACCCTTAAGTCAACTCCTGTAGATCATCCATCTTGTCATAATAGGCCATTGGAGCTTCCCAAG GGACTTGAAATGACAAGTATAGAGACCCTTAATGATCCCAACAAACTTCATCCACAAAATGATTATACgaaaaagaaaacagtttttaaaaTGTTTGGTCAGAGTGGAAAGAGTTTTTTTGCACCTAGCAGTGATAAAGGCAATGAAATTGCTCAG CTTCAGGTCATTCGGAGAAGTCTGGGGAAAACTCTGGATTTTGATAAACACATGCACCCAGAGGCTTTACTGTTTTTGAACTTATGGCTTGACTCTGAAGCAGAACGATGTTATAGTAAATATAAAACCCATCATTGCCTAATGGAAGCTGGGCTGGATGTAAATTGCACTACTGTTGCG GAATTGTTGAGCTGA
- the LOC137832467 gene encoding uncharacterized protein isoform X7 — protein sequence MMQNQSKQVTSLTTTRLSPLAKPFTLNRSTLQPCLSSLFAGYPFLELPKESDFDGFGEDFSLPIYSPLGHGKQGEDSHESLFAKGSDVADSTMFKKGKQAVHGLSPCLTESAGTGTIVAEDLLLNSKGTILVDDESGTFPLSNCKVSPVKSLTTDMSSAKNTYLDQSSKTLVENDSDVDSPCWKGTRAFCQTSIENSGSVQINNVEKATEKHNSLNPLAPQFFPRIAYVKDDFGSSNSSSPVATNFFSGEHMLMKTVMAESPVELNMGIELQPSSNTRGKEKAINMINDPKNSYVDPVLNLHCKVTKSSSKEDCSMSKGKPEAVVDADNFVKGATKSSSPISTLASSSSSSSSGVAVVTDLMKTFEGVSKSLSKSPKPDVGMVVSAIHVLSELLVQTSMDGVGSNNEHGHDEIMIQQTINNLNDFRTKRCVQRIPTLKSTPVDHPSCHNRPLELPKELLS from the exons atgatgcaGAATCAGAGCAAGCAAGTTACCTCGTTGACCACGACACGCTTGTCGCCACTGGCCAAACCCTTCACGCTCAACCGGTCTACACTCCAACCTTGTTTAAGTTCCCTTTTTGCAGGGTACCCTTTTCTTGAATTGCCAAAAGAAAGCGACTTTGATGGGTTTGGGGAGGATTTTTCCTTACCCATTTACTCTCCCTTAGGCCATGGGAAGCAAGGAGAGGATTCTCATGAGAGTTTGTTTGCCAAAGGAAGTGATGTTGCTGACTCTACCATGTTTAAGAAAG GTAAGCAAGCTGTTCATGGATTGAGTCCTTGCCTAACAGAGTCTGCCGGTACTGGTACAATTGTAGCAGAAGACCTTCTGTTAAATTCTAAAGGCACAATACTTGTGGACGATGAATCTGGCACTTTTCCTCTTTCTAATTGCAAGGTTTCCCCAGTCAAATCATTAACAACAGACATGTCCTCTGCTAAAAATACTTATCTGGATCAGTCTTCCAAAACTTTGGTTGAGAATGACTCTGATGTGGATTCTCCTTGTTGGAAGGGAACCAGGGCTTTTTGTCAAACTTCAATAGAAAATTCAGGATCTGTACAAATTAATAATGTAGagaaagcaacagaaaaacataaCAGTTTAAACCCTTTGGCTCCTCAGTTCTTTCCTCGTATTGCAtatgttaaggatgattttgGATCTTCCAACTCTTCTTCACCTGTAGCTACTAATTTTTTCTCAGGAGAGCACATGCTCATGAAAACTGTTATGGCTGAATCCCCTGTAGAACTGAATATGGGGATTGAGCTTCAGCCTTCTAGTAACACCCGTGGAAAGGAAAAGGCAATTAATATGATTAATGATCCAAAAAATAGCTATGTGGATCCTGTACTAAATTTGCATTGTAAGGTGACAAAATCCTCCTCTAAAGAAGATTGCTCAATGTCCAAAGGAAAACCTGAAGCTGTTGTGGATGCTGACAATTTTGTAAAGGGAGCTACAAAGAGTAGTTCTCCAATTTCAACACtggcatcatcatcatcatcatcatcatctggGGTTGCTGTTGTTACTGATCTCATGAAAACATTTGAAGGTGTTTCAAAGTCTTTAAGTAAATCTCCAAAACCTGATGTTGGGATGGTGGTCAGTGCAATACATGTTCTTTCAGAATTGCTTGTGCAAACATCCATGGATGGAGTCGGCTCAAATAATGAACATGGTCATGATGAGATTATGATCCAGCAAACAATCAATAATCTAAATGATTTTAGGACAAAAAGATGTGTCCAAAGGATTCCAACCCTTAAGTCAACTCCTGTAGATCATCCATCTTGTCATAATAGGCCATTGGAGCTTCCCAAG GAATTGTTGAGCTGA
- the LOC137832467 gene encoding uncharacterized protein isoform X3: MMQNQSKQVTSLTTTRLSPLAKPFTLNRSTLQPCLSSLFAGYPFLELPKESDFDGFGEDFSLPIYSPLGHGKQGEDSHESLFAKGSDVADSTMFKKGKQAVHGLSPCLTESAGTGTIVAEDLLLNSKGTILVDDESGTFPLSNCKVSPVKSLTTDMSSAKNTYLDQSSKTLVENDSDVDSPCWKGTRAFCQTSIENSGSVQINNVEKATEKHNSLNPLAPQFFPRIAYVKDDFGSSNSSSPVATNFFSGEHMLMKTVMAESPVELNMGIELQPSSNTRGKEKAINMINDPKNSYVDPVLNLHCKVTKSSSKEDCSMSKGKPEAVVDADNFVKGATKSSSPISTLASSSSSSSSGVAVVTDLMKTFEGVSKSLSKSPKPDVGMVVSAIHVLSELLVQTSMDGVGSNNEHGHDEIMIQQTINNLNDFRTKRCVQRIPTLKSTPVDHPSCHNRPLELPKGLEMTSIETLNDPNKLHPQNDYTKKKTVFKMFGQSGKSFFAPSSDKGNEIAQVIRRSLGKTLDFDKHMHPEALLFLNLWLDSEAERCYSKYKTHHCLMEAGLDVNCTTVAVKFM, translated from the exons atgatgcaGAATCAGAGCAAGCAAGTTACCTCGTTGACCACGACACGCTTGTCGCCACTGGCCAAACCCTTCACGCTCAACCGGTCTACACTCCAACCTTGTTTAAGTTCCCTTTTTGCAGGGTACCCTTTTCTTGAATTGCCAAAAGAAAGCGACTTTGATGGGTTTGGGGAGGATTTTTCCTTACCCATTTACTCTCCCTTAGGCCATGGGAAGCAAGGAGAGGATTCTCATGAGAGTTTGTTTGCCAAAGGAAGTGATGTTGCTGACTCTACCATGTTTAAGAAAG GTAAGCAAGCTGTTCATGGATTGAGTCCTTGCCTAACAGAGTCTGCCGGTACTGGTACAATTGTAGCAGAAGACCTTCTGTTAAATTCTAAAGGCACAATACTTGTGGACGATGAATCTGGCACTTTTCCTCTTTCTAATTGCAAGGTTTCCCCAGTCAAATCATTAACAACAGACATGTCCTCTGCTAAAAATACTTATCTGGATCAGTCTTCCAAAACTTTGGTTGAGAATGACTCTGATGTGGATTCTCCTTGTTGGAAGGGAACCAGGGCTTTTTGTCAAACTTCAATAGAAAATTCAGGATCTGTACAAATTAATAATGTAGagaaagcaacagaaaaacataaCAGTTTAAACCCTTTGGCTCCTCAGTTCTTTCCTCGTATTGCAtatgttaaggatgattttgGATCTTCCAACTCTTCTTCACCTGTAGCTACTAATTTTTTCTCAGGAGAGCACATGCTCATGAAAACTGTTATGGCTGAATCCCCTGTAGAACTGAATATGGGGATTGAGCTTCAGCCTTCTAGTAACACCCGTGGAAAGGAAAAGGCAATTAATATGATTAATGATCCAAAAAATAGCTATGTGGATCCTGTACTAAATTTGCATTGTAAGGTGACAAAATCCTCCTCTAAAGAAGATTGCTCAATGTCCAAAGGAAAACCTGAAGCTGTTGTGGATGCTGACAATTTTGTAAAGGGAGCTACAAAGAGTAGTTCTCCAATTTCAACACtggcatcatcatcatcatcatcatcatctggGGTTGCTGTTGTTACTGATCTCATGAAAACATTTGAAGGTGTTTCAAAGTCTTTAAGTAAATCTCCAAAACCTGATGTTGGGATGGTGGTCAGTGCAATACATGTTCTTTCAGAATTGCTTGTGCAAACATCCATGGATGGAGTCGGCTCAAATAATGAACATGGTCATGATGAGATTATGATCCAGCAAACAATCAATAATCTAAATGATTTTAGGACAAAAAGATGTGTCCAAAGGATTCCAACCCTTAAGTCAACTCCTGTAGATCATCCATCTTGTCATAATAGGCCATTGGAGCTTCCCAAG GGACTTGAAATGACAAGTATAGAGACCCTTAATGATCCCAACAAACTTCATCCACAAAATGATTATACgaaaaagaaaacagtttttaaaaTGTTTGGTCAGAGTGGAAAGAGTTTTTTTGCACCTAGCAGTGATAAAGGCAATGAAATTGCTCAG GTCATTCGGAGAAGTCTGGGGAAAACTCTGGATTTTGATAAACACATGCACCCAGAGGCTTTACTGTTTTTGAACTTATGGCTTGACTCTGAAGCAGAACGATGTTATAGTAAATATAAAACCCATCATTGCCTAATGGAAGCTGGGCTGGATGTAAATTGCACTACTGTTGCG GTAAAATTTATGTAG
- the LOC137832467 gene encoding uncharacterized protein isoform X6 — translation MMQNQSKQVTSLTTTRLSPLAKPFTLNRSTLQPCLSSLFAGYPFLELPKESDFDGFGEDFSLPIYSPLGHGKQGEDSHESLFAKGSDVADSTMFKKGKQAVHGLSPCLTESAGTGTIVAEDLLLNSKGTILVDDESGTFPLSNCKVSPVKSLTTDMSSAKNTYLDQSSKTLVENDSDVDSPCWKGTRAFCQTSIENSGSVQINNVEKATEKHNSLNPLAPQFFPRIAYVKDDFGSSNSSSPVATNFFSGEHMLMKTVMAESPVELNMGIELQPSSNTRGKEKAINMINDPKNSYVDPVLNLHCKVTKSSSKEDCSMSKGKPEAVVDADNFVKGATKSSSPISTLASSSSSSSSGVAVVTDLMKTFEGVSKSLSKSPKPDVGMVVSAIHVLSELLVQTSMDGVGSNNEHGHDEIMIQQTINNLNDFRTKRCVQRIPTLKSTPVDHPSCHNRPLELPKLQVIRRSLGKTLDFDKHMHPEALLFLNLWLDSEAERCYSKYKTHHCLMEAGLDVNCTTVAELLS, via the exons atgatgcaGAATCAGAGCAAGCAAGTTACCTCGTTGACCACGACACGCTTGTCGCCACTGGCCAAACCCTTCACGCTCAACCGGTCTACACTCCAACCTTGTTTAAGTTCCCTTTTTGCAGGGTACCCTTTTCTTGAATTGCCAAAAGAAAGCGACTTTGATGGGTTTGGGGAGGATTTTTCCTTACCCATTTACTCTCCCTTAGGCCATGGGAAGCAAGGAGAGGATTCTCATGAGAGTTTGTTTGCCAAAGGAAGTGATGTTGCTGACTCTACCATGTTTAAGAAAG GTAAGCAAGCTGTTCATGGATTGAGTCCTTGCCTAACAGAGTCTGCCGGTACTGGTACAATTGTAGCAGAAGACCTTCTGTTAAATTCTAAAGGCACAATACTTGTGGACGATGAATCTGGCACTTTTCCTCTTTCTAATTGCAAGGTTTCCCCAGTCAAATCATTAACAACAGACATGTCCTCTGCTAAAAATACTTATCTGGATCAGTCTTCCAAAACTTTGGTTGAGAATGACTCTGATGTGGATTCTCCTTGTTGGAAGGGAACCAGGGCTTTTTGTCAAACTTCAATAGAAAATTCAGGATCTGTACAAATTAATAATGTAGagaaagcaacagaaaaacataaCAGTTTAAACCCTTTGGCTCCTCAGTTCTTTCCTCGTATTGCAtatgttaaggatgattttgGATCTTCCAACTCTTCTTCACCTGTAGCTACTAATTTTTTCTCAGGAGAGCACATGCTCATGAAAACTGTTATGGCTGAATCCCCTGTAGAACTGAATATGGGGATTGAGCTTCAGCCTTCTAGTAACACCCGTGGAAAGGAAAAGGCAATTAATATGATTAATGATCCAAAAAATAGCTATGTGGATCCTGTACTAAATTTGCATTGTAAGGTGACAAAATCCTCCTCTAAAGAAGATTGCTCAATGTCCAAAGGAAAACCTGAAGCTGTTGTGGATGCTGACAATTTTGTAAAGGGAGCTACAAAGAGTAGTTCTCCAATTTCAACACtggcatcatcatcatcatcatcatcatctggGGTTGCTGTTGTTACTGATCTCATGAAAACATTTGAAGGTGTTTCAAAGTCTTTAAGTAAATCTCCAAAACCTGATGTTGGGATGGTGGTCAGTGCAATACATGTTCTTTCAGAATTGCTTGTGCAAACATCCATGGATGGAGTCGGCTCAAATAATGAACATGGTCATGATGAGATTATGATCCAGCAAACAATCAATAATCTAAATGATTTTAGGACAAAAAGATGTGTCCAAAGGATTCCAACCCTTAAGTCAACTCCTGTAGATCATCCATCTTGTCATAATAGGCCATTGGAGCTTCCCAAG CTTCAGGTCATTCGGAGAAGTCTGGGGAAAACTCTGGATTTTGATAAACACATGCACCCAGAGGCTTTACTGTTTTTGAACTTATGGCTTGACTCTGAAGCAGAACGATGTTATAGTAAATATAAAACCCATCATTGCCTAATGGAAGCTGGGCTGGATGTAAATTGCACTACTGTTGCG GAATTGTTGAGCTGA